A window of Candidatus Hydrogenedentota bacterium genomic DNA:
TGCACGGTAGAGACGCGCCCTGTGTGGCCCTCGAAGGAACGAAGGCATGCGCCCGTCTCGAGACTCCACAGCATGACCTCGCCCGGCCGCCCCAGCAAAGAACCGCTGCCGGAAATGGCGAGTGTGCCGTCGGGACTCACGTTGAGTGCGGTAATGGGATTCGAGTGTCCTTCGAGTACGCCCCGGCAAGAGCCCGTGGCGATGTCCCACACACGCAGGCGTTTGTCTTCGCCGCCTGCAATGGCATGGCGACCATCGGCCAACCAGCGAATAGAAGTGATGTCGCCGGGGTGGTCAACGATTTCGCTCAGGCATTGGCCGGAGTCGACGTCCCAAAGGCGGATCATCTTGTTGCCCGCGGAGAGGGCGAACCGGCCGTCCATGCTGAAATCAAGCGCATTGACCATGTCAGAAAGGCGTTCGAAGCTACGAAGGCATACGCCACGCCGCGCGTCCCACAGTTTTACGTCCCAGCCGCCGGTGAGTACGAATTGGCCGTCGTCGGTCATGCAGATTGCTTCGACAGGAGAAGCGTCACGTTCGAAATCGACTACAACCTTCTGTTCGTTCAGGTCCCAGATTGCGATGGTGTTCTCCCCGCTAAGGGCAAGGGCGTACCGGCCGCTGGGTGTCGTACGGATATCCTTGATGCGTTCACCGGTACCGGAGAGTCGCGTGAACTCCCAAGCGCTTCGGAACGCGCCGCGAGGCAATCGGACATAGAGTTGCCGCCATTCGAGCAAGGCTTCGGGCGCGCGGTTTTGTCCCGGCTGGTTACGCGCTTCGCGAACGTGCCGCGCGGCGGCGAGGACGTCGCCTTGTTCGCGGGCCTTCCTCGCTTTTCGGAGCGCTTGGTCAAAGGCTTGGCCGACATTGACGACGTCTTCGCTGGTGACGGCTTGGCAAATCACCGTGGGCGCGGAATAGGGTTGTCCGATATCCGATAGTTGCCATGTGGCAACGGTGTGATCGCGGCTTGCGGAAGCGACGGTATGTCCGTCGCCGGAGACGGCAATTCCGCTGACTTCAGCGGGATGTCCGGTGAAGGTGTGCAGGCAGCGCCCGGTTGTCAATTCCCACAGGCGGAGGGCTCCATCCCGGCCTCCAGACACGGCGTGCAGACCGTCGGGGGTGAACGCGAGCGTGCGGACAGGTCCCGGGTGACCTTCCATGACGCGAAGGCACTTACCCGTATCCACATCCCAATAGCGGAGAGTTCGGTCGTGGCTGCCGGATAGAACACGTTTACCGTCTTGGCTGACGGCGAGCGTGCTCACGACATCCGTGTGCCCTTCGAGCGTCCCGCAGGGGCGACAGACGGACATGTCCCACATCATGATGACTCGGTCGTTGCCTCCCGAAACGGCAAAGAGTCCGTCCGCAGACAATGCGCATGCTTCGAGCGCCGTTCGATGGCCTTCCATCGTTTCGACGCAGGTGCGTTTGCCAAAGTCCCAGAGCCGCAACGCGCCATCCAATCCAGCGGACAGGAGACGTTGGCGTTCGGCGCAGAAGCTGATGCACTGCACCGAGTCGCGGTGTCCTTCAAACACGCCGGCGCACCCGTTACGGGGAATGTCCCAGATTCGGATGGTGCGATCCTGCGACGCCGAGATAGCGTATCGTTCGTCGTCGCTGATCAAAACGCGCGTGACGGTGTTCTGATGCCCCTCAAACAACCGCACGCATTGCGTCGTGACGGAATCCCATAATTTCAGGGTATTGTCTTCGCTACCCGATGCGATGAGCTTGGCGTTGGCGCTTAAGGCAATGC
This region includes:
- a CDS encoding protein kinase produces the protein KECETWVNLGLHPHVVSCYYVRRLGGVPRVFAEYVDGQSLWHCIQDGRMYKGGPRRAVARIIDIAIQTAWGLQHAHDQGLVHQDVKPANILISQEGVAKVTDFGLARAIEAAANGEGGVDFVGMTRAYCSPEQSNREKMTHATDVWSWGICVLECFTVKTVWKRGQDVPEVLTRYLEQAAERPGLLPMPPRLAEVLRRTFQVSPEARPRSMNEIAEELVKCYREVTSTEYPRKRPKFTSVSGNNLNNRAMSLLDLGRSDHAEQLWDQALKSDPYHPESNYNVGLVRWRSGRLTDDALLQRLLNVSKLHPKDWMPAYLIAQVHAERGDFRTAARFLGTLPEAERNRREVVSLINTIRERAERSCHYVQSIEAHNDAVTCIALSANAKLIASGSEDNTLKLWDSVTTQCVRLFEGHQNTVTRVLISDDERYAISASQDRTIRIWDIPRNGCAGVFEGHRDSVQCISFCAERQRLLSAGLDGALRLWDFGKRTCVETMEGHRTALEACALSADGLFAVSGGNDRVIMMWDMSVCRPCGTLEGHTDVVSTLAVSQDGKRVLSGSHDRTLRYWDVDTGKCLRVMEGHPGPVRTLAFTPDGLHAVSGGRDGALRLWELTTGRCLHTFTGHPAEVSGIAVSGDGHTVASASRDHTVATWQLSDIGQPYSAPTVICQAVTSEDVVNVGQAFDQALRKARKAREQGDVLAAARHVREARNQPGQNRAPEALLEWRQLYVRLPRGAFRSAWEFTRLSGTGERIKDIRTTPSGRYALALSGENTIAIWDLNEQKVVVDFERDASPVEAICMTDDGQFVLTGGWDVKLWDARRGVCLRSFERLSDMVNALDFSMDGRFALSAGNKMIRLWDVDSGQCLSEIVDHPGDITSIRWLADGRHAIAGGEDKRLRVWDIATGSCRGVLEGHSNPITALNVSPDGTLAISGSGSLLGRPGEVMLWSLETGACLRSFEGHTGRVSTVQISGDNRFALSGSSDHTVRLWEFATGRVVFSTEAHADGVESAVLSCDGSFIVSGGKEGGIRVWTLDWDLEDRNPAPWDDGARACLERFLTIHTPPSGRLPAHRTPSQKEIAAALTRRGKATWTDADIQRFFFALGCAGYGWLDSTGVMAQLEQSAATWRGPRSIPLAQASGADQGIMSRFLHRFTGD